One Danio rerio strain Tuebingen ecotype United States chromosome 22, GRCz12tu, whole genome shotgun sequence genomic window carries:
- the znf1175 gene encoding zinc finger protein 1175, with the protein MSDPEPCRIKQEQTEELIDVMVKEESEELSEDEEKHRIKSEEETHTNTEDSFSGNITAVNGFTCTQCGKSLRHKYDLSRHMRIHTGERPYKCSHCDKTFRYSGHVKIHERIHTRETAFTCAQCGKSFIASSSLNPLLHTVNKCDQCGHTLARPSPLGVHTKEKPYSCSECGKSFVRKTNLKHHQKIHTGVREFVCFECGKSFFRAPDLRQHHMIHTGEKPYKCSHCDMRFRNTGHLKQHERIHTGEKPYICTQCGKCFRASSFLKIHMLIHSGVKTHQCDQCGKTYLRPYELKLHLRVHARENP; encoded by the exons atgagtgatccagaaccctgcagaattaaacaggaacagactgaagaactaatag ATGTGAtggtgaaggaggagagtgaagaactgagtgaagatgaggagaaacatcgAATCAAGAGTGAAGaagaaactcacacgaacactGAAGATAGTTTTTCAGGGAACATAACAGCTGTAAAtggtttcacctgcactcagtgtggaaagagtttgagGCACAAATATGATCTCAGTcgtcacatgaggatccacacaggAGAGagaccttacaagtgttcacactgcgacaagacatTCAGATATTCAGGACATGTTAAAATCCACGAGCGGATTCACACTAGAGAGACAGCGTTCACATgtgctcagtgtgggaagagtttcatagCTTCATCCTCCCTTAATCCACTCCTCCACACTGTAAACAAGTGTGATCAATGCGGCCATACGCTTGCGAGGCCTTCACCGCTTGGAGTTCATACAAAGGAGAAGCCTTATTCATgttctgagtgtggaaagagttttgtaAGGAAGACCAATTTAAAACaccatcagaagatccacactggtgtgagagagtttgtgtgctttgagtgtgggaagagttttttcAGAGCTCCGGACTTGAGACAACACCacatgattcacactggagagaaaccgtacaagtgttcgcACTGCGACATGAGATTCAGAAATACAGGACATCTGAAGCAACAtgagaggatccacactggagagaaaccgtacatatgtactcagtgtgggaagtgtTTCAGAGCTTCGTCGTTCCTTAAAATACACATGCTGATCCACTCTGGAGTGAAAACACACCAATGTGATCAGTGTGGCAAAACATATTTAAGGCCTTACGAGCTGAAGCTCCATCTCAGAGTTCATGCAAGGGAGAATCCTTAG